ggatttatccgattcccttttgaaagttattattgaatctgcttccaccgccctttcaggcagtgaattccagatcataacaactcactgagtaaaaaaattctcctcatctcccccctggttcttttgccaattatcctgaatctgtgtcctctggttactgaccctcctgtcagtggaaacattttctcccaatctactctgtcaaaacccctcaggattttgatcacctctgtcaagtctccccttaaccttctctgctctcaggagaacaatcccagcttctccagtctctccacataactgaagtccctcatccctggaccattccagtaaatctcctctgcaccctccccaaggccttgtcatccttcctaaagtgtggtgcccagaattggacacaatcctccagctgagacctaaccagtgaattataaaggtttaacataacctccttgtttttgtattctatgcctctattgataggGCCCAGGGTCATGTgtacttttttaacagcattctcaacttgtcctgtcaccatcaaagatttgtgtgtgtgcacccccaggtcctgttcctgcacccaccttAAAATTGGGGCTCAcagaaatggcaaatgaatttgaatatggataagtgtgaggtggttcattttggtaggaggaatcaggaggtcacatactccttggataataagagtctagatgggatagaggagcaaagggatcgagggggactgatacacaaatcactaaaagtagtaacacaggttaataaggccataaaaaggcaaatcaagcactggggttcatttctagagggatagaattgaaaagcagagaagttatgttaaacttgtatagaaccttgttagaccacacttggagtattgtgaacagttctggtctccatattatagaaaggatatcgagacaccggagaaggtgcaaataagatttactggataataccagaactgagaggttatacctatcaggaaagattgaacaggctggggctctttgctctagaaaagagaagaccgaggggaGACCtgctcgaggtctttaagattatgaaagggtttgatagggtggacgtagtgaAGATATTTTAACTTGTGGGGGAGACAACGACTAagggccattaatataagataagATCGAAATCCAatgaggaaatgaggagaaattctttgcccagagagtggttagaatggggaaccacaaggagtatttgagacGAATGGTATCGATACATTGAAGGGGAATCTGgatcaacacatgagggagaaaggaatagaaggatatgctgatagggtgagatgaaatagggagggaggaggctcgtggggaGTATAAAcagtggttgggccgaatggcctgtttctgtgtaattGTGTGTAAATAAATGGAGAATAATGTTGCTATCAGTGAGAATCTGCAGTGATATCCATCAGTATTTAACTGTCTccattcctccctctcacaccaGGTGGGATTGTAACATTCGAATGCTGTGAGAGTTTTAAGACCACTCGTATTCCTCATAAAAGACTTGCAAACTACAAGAGAACAATTGGCTGCTCCACTCCCGCCATTATGTAAGTTTTTAAAGGTATAGATTCGGAGTGTGGTTAAATCTAAGGTTTGGAGTTGGTGTCTGCAATGCTCCAATAATCACATCTCATTCCTCTGTTTCAGTTTTACAAACAAACGTCACGTGAAAATTTGCATCAAAGCGAGTGAGAAATGGGTTCAAACCGCAGTGGAATATCTGGAAAAGAGACTGAAGAATGGAAGGAATGGAGCAAAGAAGTGATTCAAAGCTCAGCACTTTTAAACCATTTCAAATGCCTGAGTGTGGAAGTGGTGTGATATTCTGCTGGGTCAGAGGCagaatggagaaaatgtttcaggACTGGCTCCACAATCCCATTCTCTGATCATTTGTATTTCTCCACTTTATGTGATCATTAATACGAAAGATTCTTGGTGGGAACGAACTTTCCCCGTGAAAACTACAATCGGCAATAGTGATAAAGCAAGATGGTGtaactgtataaatgtgtgtcCAAGTTAATAACAAAGACTGGGGGAAGAATGGGACTGAGCGAGGGCAGTTTTCCATCACTGAACATCCCATCTCAAGAAAGATCAGTTGGGTGAAGTTCAGTGAAGATAATCTCTTCCAACATTTAACTGGTGTTTGGTCCCTCCGACCCCCGACTGCACTGGGCCAGGGAGCAGAGGGACAAAGCCGCAACACCCACACTCACAACCGGGGGTGCTGAGAGGGGCCAGACATTGGGAGTGGGGCCAGACACTGGAAGTGGGTccagagattgggagaggggccagacattgggagagggccagacattgggagaggggaacagacatTGGGAGTGGGGAACAGACATTGGGAGGGGGaccagacattgggagagggtccagacattgggagagggTCCAGACATTGGGAGTGGGGCCAGACATTGGGAGTGGGGCCAGACATTGGGAGTGGGGCCAGACATTGGGAGTGGGGCCAGACATTGGGAGTGGGGCCAGACATTGGGAGTGGGGCCAGACATTGGGAGTGGGGCCAGACATTGGGAGTGGGGCCAGACATTGGGAGTGGGGCCAGACATCGGGAGGGGGACCAGACATTGGGAGGGCAGGTCCCAGGCACATTGTGAGTGCAATGCCTGAGGACAGGAACTGAGGGCACATCCTGAGGGCAGGTCCTGAGGCTgcatttacaggagagtaaaatggAGAATATTGAAATTAAATAATTTGATCCTGAATGGAAAATGTCCCCAGGTTGGGTGTGAAGCTGCCctttgggatcagtgggacagatTCCCATTCCATCCAGTAATCCTGGGAATCGCTGTGTTCAGATTCCATTGATAATCTCTGTGCTTTTATTATTCACACTCGTCACTTCCCTCATTGATTCGCTGATTTCTCAGCTCCTGATTTTTATGAATTGAAACTGCGGCCGTGAAATAAAGGAGATTTTTGAAGATTAATCCTGTTGTCGGTCGGTCTGTGAGCAGCCTccctcttcctttgtattaaacaGACAAACCCGTCAGACTTTCATCACATGATTCTTAGTAAGTTCTTGCATTGGTCACTTTGCATTCATATATTTACACAGCGTGAGCAGATTGGccgagaattacatagaatttccagcacagaaacaggccattcggcccgacaggtccatgctggtgtttatgctccacacgagcctcctccctccctacttcatctcaccctttcagcagatccttctatcctttctccctcatgtgtttatccagcttccccttaaaaccaTCGATaccattcacctcaactactccttgtgatagtgagttccacattctgacctctctctgggtaaagaggtttctcctgaattccttattggatttattagtgactatcttatattttatggccctagttttgtactcccccacaagtggaaacatctcctctccATCTAACCTTttgaatcccttcatcattttaaagacctcgatcaggtcagccctcagtcttctcttttacagagaaaagagccccagcctgttcagtctttcttgatCGTTGGACCCTCTCAGTTCCAGTAACATtctcgtgaatcttttttgcagcttctccagtgcctctatatttgttttcaaaaaatatactttattcataaaatgtgGAGCAAAACATAcattacagttgtcatatcacattccaaatgtacacagtacagattatacaatttgcaggttacatcaagtccagttcaatgaacacattgtacataattacagttcatgacactctggggtgtctcattgcattatactcaatacagattattgattacagattcattacaagtacattacagattcattgcagGTGCAttccagcaatttgaattttacattctgcccgagggggtttcccctgattgcagcccctcggtttacaatggcgggaaggatctaaacggttgcctttccccacagggtctttgcggcggccgcacccatcctcagtgcgtccctgagcacgtagtcctggaccttggaatgtgccagtctgcaacactcggtcgaggacagcaccTTGCACTGGAacaccagcaggtttcaggcagaccaaagggcgtccagcagcagttgatggtcttccagcagcagctgatgtccgtctcagtgtgcgtccccgggaacagcccgtagagcacagagtcctgtgttacagaactgctcgggacgaacctggacagataccactgcatctctctccagaccttctttgcaaaggcacattccagaaggagatgggtgacggtctcgtctccaccgcagcctcctcggggacagtgtgcgatggcgctgagagtccaggagtacatgaaggatctgacaggaagggcctttctcaccaccagccaagctaggtcttggtgcttgtttgaaagttctggcgatgaggcgttctgccaaatgacattgccagtctgctcggggaaccaactgacaggatccatcgtctccttttcccgcagggtctcgaggacgttacgtgcggaccacttactgatcgccttgtggtcgcaagtgtttttttgcataaacttttcgacgagggacaggtggggcggaacggtccaactggatggagcgttccgtggcagcgtggccaggcccatccttcacaacaccggggataggtagaacctcagcactataagatggagagcagaactgttcacaatactccgaccattgtctaaccaaggttctgcacAGGACCTTCCCttcgaaatccgtgctgactattctttattcgattttcagtttccacatgtttttctattccatctttgagtaaagatcccATTacctttcccaccaccgacgttaagctaactggtctatagttccctggacttgttctatctccatttttaaatataggaatcacatgagctgtccaccagtcctctggcactattgccCTTTCTATATAtggaatagtgcctctgctatctcctccctaacttcttttaataagcGGTGATACAATCTATCCCGACCAGGACTTTTATCCTCTCTAATTGTGATGAGTTTATCATTATCTCTTGCTTTCTATCTTAACTGTCTTGATATTCTTTtcaatctcctcttctaatgtcctgcccaccttgttagtctccctgggaaacacagaggcaaagtaacaatcaatatttctgccatttcgcactcgttacctgtgagtttatcgtgtgtatcccttagtggcccgatccctatcctgatttttctttgtgatttatgtgtctatagaatgctttactatttcttttgatagtctaaatattttatatttaatatCAGTGTTTAAAATGaggaagggttttgattgagtaaatcggattgtcagtaaaattgaggcccatggaataaaaggggcagtgagagccacggatacagaattggctcagtgacaggaaacagagagtagtgtgtgaacggttgtttttcggactggaggaggggtacagtggtgttccccaggggtcgtgctgggaccactgcttttcttgatatatattaatgacttgaact
The sequence above is drawn from the Heptranchias perlo isolate sHepPer1 unplaced genomic scaffold, sHepPer1.hap1 HAP1_SCAFFOLD_1683, whole genome shotgun sequence genome and encodes:
- the LOC137309554 gene encoding eotaxin-like, producing MKTALCVAAVLCSLMICSIQDSAAAPGGIVTFECCESFKTTRIPHKRLANYKRTIGCSTPAIIFTNKRHVKICIKASEKWVQTAVEYLEKRLKNGRNGAKK